A window of the Radiobacillus deserti genome harbors these coding sequences:
- a CDS encoding SDR family oxidoreductase yields MTPSIALVTGIGHQGDIGTAICRRLAQSGHDIFFTDWGSKGWSETFQEEIREVGVRCGKATIDLAQRSSATELLDAVTKQIGFPTVLVNNAAYSVNDGYQHLTAELLDRHYEVNMRGTMLLSVEFAKRFAQTGLKAGRIINMTSGQAKGPMVEELAYASTKGAITAFTSTLSAEIAPLGITVNAVNPGPTDSGWMTEDIKAYLEPKFGLGRIGAPEDAARLVNFLASDEAAWITGQVIDSEGGFLRN; encoded by the coding sequence ATGACACCATCTATCGCCTTAGTAACAGGAATCGGACATCAAGGAGATATTGGAACAGCTATTTGTCGCCGATTAGCTCAATCTGGCCACGATATATTTTTTACCGATTGGGGGAGTAAAGGTTGGAGTGAAACATTTCAAGAGGAAATACGTGAAGTCGGGGTACGTTGTGGAAAAGCAACCATAGATTTGGCTCAACGAAGCTCAGCTACCGAATTACTTGATGCGGTTACGAAACAAATAGGCTTCCCGACGGTGCTCGTGAACAATGCTGCTTACTCCGTAAATGATGGCTATCAGCATTTGACCGCAGAATTATTGGATCGTCACTATGAAGTGAACATGCGCGGAACGATGTTGTTAAGCGTCGAATTTGCTAAACGGTTTGCACAAACAGGATTAAAAGCAGGTAGAATTATTAATATGACCTCCGGCCAAGCCAAAGGTCCTATGGTAGAAGAATTAGCCTACGCGTCTACTAAAGGGGCGATTACTGCATTTACTTCCACATTATCTGCCGAGATTGCACCTTTAGGTATTACGGTGAATGCCGTTAACCCTGGCCCCACCGATTCCGGTTGGATGACAGAAGACATAAAAGCATACTTAGAACCAAAGTTTGGCTTAGGCAGAATTGGTGCTCCGGAGGATGCTGCGCGTCTTGTTAACTTTCTAGCTAGTGACGAAGCAGCATGGATTACCGGCCAAGTGATTGATTCAGAGGGTGGCTTTCTTCGAAATTAG